In Macrobrachium nipponense isolate FS-2020 chromosome 41, ASM1510439v2, whole genome shotgun sequence, the following proteins share a genomic window:
- the LOC135212850 gene encoding TATA-binding protein-associated factor 2N-like codes for MGVKKGPIMGVKKGPIMEKKWAMGVEERANYGGEERANYGGEERANYGGEERANYGGEERANYGGEERANYGGEERANYGGEERANYGGEERANYGGEERANYGGEERANCEERANYGGEERANYGGEEMANYGGERKGPIRGVKEKEMGQLWGKKGPRANQLWRVKKRAIRG; via the coding sequence ATGGGGGTGAAGAAAGGGCCAATTATGGGGGTGAAGAAAGGGCCAATTATGGAGAAGAAATGGGCCATGGGGGTAGAAGAAAGGGCCAATTATGGAGGTGAAGAAAGGGCCAATTATGGAGGTGAAGAAAGGGCCAATTATGGGGGTGAAGAAAGGGCCAATTATGGAGGTGAAGAAAGGGCCAATTATGGAGGTGAAGAAAGGGCCAATTATGGGGGTGAAGAAAGGGCCAATTATGGGGGTGAAGAAAGGGCCAATTATGGAGGTGAAGAAAGGGCCAATTATGGAGGTGAAGAAAGGGCCAATTATGGAGGTGAAGAAAGGGCCAATTGTGAAGAAAGGGCCAATTATGGGGGTGAAGAAAGGGCCAATTATGGGGGTGAAGAAATGGCCAATTATGGGGGTGAAAGAAAGGGCCCAATTAGGGGAGTGAAGGAAAAGGAAATGGGCCAATTATGGGGGAAGAAAGGACCAAGGGCCAACCAATTATGGAGGGTGAAGAAAAGGGCAATTAGGGGGTGA